One Calditrichota bacterium genomic window carries:
- a CDS encoding aldolase, with translation MKKVTIFILVMLLSVSVFAQQMQKVHINKIIDKLEHKQLVIGTWVSALHPSNAIGLNEFTGYPDYQTSISQPMLDFILIDMEHQPYDITALRNFLLAMNSKRDVVVKGNLQPSIVTLVRLPSEGNQPVHALIKQVLDVGVHGIVIPHVQTPEEAEKIVRACRYRQAENSPYRDPQGTRGASPWLAAYLWGLTMPEYVEHADVWPLNPNGDLLVVIMIEDDLGVKNVDEILKVKGIGAVIFGPYDYSFVAGHPGETNHPDVVKAWDTVKKACDKAGVPLIGFGNPENIKKLVSENYRMLLVGHDVRDDGRLQKVLNILKEMKK, from the coding sequence ATGAAAAAAGTTACAATTTTTATCCTGGTGATGCTTTTATCAGTTTCTGTTTTTGCGCAGCAGATGCAAAAAGTCCACATCAATAAGATTATCGACAAACTCGAGCACAAACAACTGGTCATCGGGACCTGGGTCAGCGCGCTGCACCCGTCCAATGCTATTGGTTTGAATGAATTCACCGGTTACCCTGACTACCAAACTTCGATCTCGCAGCCGATGCTGGATTTCATTCTCATCGACATGGAGCATCAGCCGTATGACATCACAGCGCTACGAAATTTTTTGTTAGCGATGAATTCAAAACGCGACGTAGTTGTCAAAGGTAATTTGCAGCCGAGCATTGTCACGCTCGTTCGACTTCCCAGCGAAGGAAATCAACCGGTGCACGCTTTGATCAAACAGGTGTTGGACGTTGGTGTGCACGGAATCGTGATTCCACATGTGCAGACACCGGAAGAAGCGGAAAAAATCGTTCGCGCCTGCCGCTATCGTCAGGCGGAAAATTCTCCTTATCGTGATCCGCAGGGGACTCGCGGCGCTTCTCCGTGGCTGGCGGCGTATTTGTGGGGATTGACCATGCCCGAATACGTGGAACACGCCGATGTCTGGCCTCTGAATCCGAACGGCGATTTGTTGGTCGTCATCATGATTGAGGATGATCTGGGCGTGAAAAATGTGGATGAGATTCTCAAGGTGAAGGGAATCGGCGCGGTCATTTTTGGACCTTACGATTACAGCTTTGTCGCCGGACATCCCGGAGAAACGAATCATCCCGATGTTGTGAAAGCCTGGGACACTGTGAAAAAAGCGTGCGACAAAGCCGGTGTGCCGCTGATTGGATTTGGCAATCCGGAAAATATCAAAAAATTGGTGAGCGAAAATTACCGCATGTTGCTGGTAGGACATGATGTCCGCGATGATGGCCGGCTGCAAAAAGTGCTGAATATTTTGAAAGAGATGAAAAAGTGA